DNA from Desulfitobacterium chlororespirans DSM 11544:
GATTTTCGCTCCGTTTTCCCTGGCCTTAATGATGTAACGCAATTCGCTGGTATGGGTATCGGCAAGATTACGGCCCCAGATGATCACCAGTTTGGAGTTCAGATAGTCCCGGGTATCGTGGCCGCCACGCTCCTGACCGAAGACCAGCCTCATGCCCATACTGGCGCCGTGGTCCCCCATCAGCCCTTCTGTGATGTACGTCGTACCGCCGAAACATGCACCTAAACGGGTGGTGGACTCCCAGGCCAGCTTGGCCAGATTGCCTGACATGGTAAAAAAGGACGCTGCTTGTGTTCCATAGTTTTCTTTGGTCTCTATAAGCTTTTCAGCGATGATATCATAAGCCTCATCCCAGGTAATCTGTTCGAATTTCCCTTCCCCCCGCTCTCCCACTCTTTTCATGGGATAGAGTACACGCTTCTTAGGGTCCTGCAGGCGTTGGGCATAACTCATTCCACGCAGACAGGCATTGGGATAATCATCCCGCCCCGGCAAGAGCCCGGGGGTGACGGCGACGATTTTGCCGCCTTGCACATGTCCCTTCAGATGACAGCGCGAAGTACAGTTAACAGTACAACAGCTGTGAACGTATTTGACCGTTGCCTCATCCGCGGCCTTCAAGGCCGGCGAACCGGAGCTCAAAGCACCGGCCATGCCCAGGGAGCTCGTCACTGTAACTGCCCCTATCCCTTTGAGGAACATCCGCCGGGTAATCTTGGGGTCTTTAAAGGATAAACCCATTGAAACTTTTTTCATTAAAATCCTCCTTCCGATTTGTGAATATTATTATGAGTACTCGTTCCTATCTTAACAGCGATCCTTGTTCTCTTCTGCACAATATTGGGCGTAAGTCCACGAGTGTATAACAAAAAGATACGACCCTCATCTCCACTTCCTGGTGATAAGAGTCGTATTTTTCATGAATACTTAAGAGCAAGGGAGCTTTATCTCACGACTAACGCATGAAAGTCTTTATCCATATAGCCCATGTAAGCACATTATATCATTGAGCACCAGCAGCTTGGTTGAGTCCTGCTCCTCAAGATCGATGCAAAGACCTAAGCTTAACACCATTCTGCCCTTCTCACCGATGCGAAAGCCGTCCTCCTTCCATTTCGTGCTAAAACGGCGCTCTTCTTTATAAGGGTATCTGAATCGGGCTTTTGCATCTCTTTTTATTTTCCTTGTGCTTCCAATATTTTTGCGGCTTCTTCCCTTGTGATGGTACCGGATTTCAATTGATCATAGTATTCTCCCAGTTGCTGTCTATACATATTATCGGTTTCAACGGAAATGCTTATGGCCTTATCCAGCTCATTTTCCGGTACACCGTTCTGGAGGTAGAAGGCTTTAGCCTCATTGTAGCTCTGTCCGCTGACCATGGTATTTAACAACTTCTCTAGTGTGGTGTTGTCCAAATCCTGCTGACCCAGGTAATACAACTCATAATTGAGCCCATCCTGCTCCCAGAGGATGATGTCGTTGACAAAATAAACGGTCTTGCCGGCAAGTGTTTCTTTTTTTACTTCTCCTGTAGTGGAAATTCCGTTTTCACCCTTTGAAATCAACAGGGAAATCAGCTCGGAATCCTTTGCATATTGTATCTCAACAGCTTTGTCGGTATGGATTACACTGTTGGCGTAAGCAAAGCCCTCCGGCAGCCAGACAGGCAGCTTAAAATCTACCTTCATGGCCTCACGTGCTTCCTCGGGGGTAGCGCTTTTTTGTGTATTTTCACGGGGCGTCCTAGTATTATCTGTATTTGGTGAAACTTCCGGCAGTTCCTTATCCCGTTGTACAATCTCAATACCGCCCACCTGGCAACGTGCCAGCACCGATTGGAATATTTCTTGGGCATACGCTGTTGTAGAAAGCCCTCCAATCAGGCAAACAGAGGCAATAACTGCCGCAGCTGCCTTCCTATAATTTTTTCTCATATAGCTGTCATCCTTTCTCTTGTTGTAATCTTCATTTATTCCTGTTTCAATTCCCAGCCGCGCCCGGTTATATATTTTTTCTTTATGCCTGTCTGCATCCACTTCTGCGTTGGTAAGCAAGCTGCACACCTCATCAAATTCCTTCAGATCACATTTCTTAGTCATGATTAAATCCTCCCTCATCCAAAAAATCCCGAAGCTTTTTTAGGCTCCTGTACAAAACGACACCAACGTTGGAACTGCTGATGCCCAATAGCTCCGCAATCTCGGCATTTTTGAGACTGGCTGCGAATTTCATGGCAATGATATTTCTTTCCTTTTCTCTGAGTTTGCCCAAGGCGGCAAACAGCTCTTTGTTTTCATCCTTTGCAATCAGATTTTCCTCCGGAGACGGATTAGGGGAAATCTGATCTGATGTAGAATCCAAGGGAATATGAAAGAGTTTTTTACTGGAGCGATAATAGTCTGTGATGATGTTTCTTACGATGGCAAACAGCCATACCTCAAAAGAAGATTTTTCGCGGTTAAAGGTGGCATATTTCGAAACAACCCTTTCAAAAACCTGACTGCACAAA
Protein-coding regions in this window:
- a CDS encoding sigma-70 family RNA polymerase sigma factor produces the protein MDIFPLNMYSNQHTKTYISQQKMTTAEFDRIFDLYYKRVYKYICYRINNQHMAEDLCSQVFERVVSKYATFNREKSSFEVWLFAIVRNIITDYYRSSKKLFHIPLDSTSDQISPNPSPEENLIAKDENKELFAALGKLREKERNIIAMKFAASLKNAEIAELLGISSSNVGVVLYRSLKKLRDFLDEGGFNHD